From a region of the Paenibacillus sp. R14(2021) genome:
- a CDS encoding stalk domain-containing protein, whose protein sequence is MKNKIIVAGILTSILGFSIGVGAYAASASIKLIVNGKLSSVETKLINGTTYIPIRAAATLLDVDVKYDASSRTVTLSSAGTLQNLQSFKVDASLDNGPMKLNVSKVTFDPAYKEFSLSPETIAAIILDVTVENTSDDKLIWYVDESQLVLNTKEQTEDTLYSKQRISDQFNGKVVKKGKIVFPVTSKFDDITSFRLLTKYVNDPNYNKIADNKEMTIVLR, encoded by the coding sequence GTGAAGAATAAGATAATCGTGGCTGGAATCCTGACATCAATCCTTGGGTTTTCAATAGGGGTCGGAGCGTATGCGGCATCCGCCTCTATCAAGTTGATCGTCAACGGAAAACTCTCGAGCGTAGAAACCAAATTAATCAACGGTACGACATATATCCCCATTCGCGCCGCTGCGACGCTTCTAGACGTGGATGTTAAGTATGACGCTTCGTCCCGAACTGTTACTCTTTCAAGTGCAGGGACCTTGCAAAATCTGCAATCATTCAAAGTGGATGCTAGTTTGGATAACGGCCCGATGAAACTTAATGTTTCCAAAGTTACATTCGACCCGGCATACAAAGAATTTTCGTTGTCGCCCGAAACTATTGCTGCCATTATCCTCGATGTTACCGTAGAAAATACTTCGGACGATAAGTTGATTTGGTACGTAGACGAATCCCAACTCGTATTGAACACAAAAGAGCAAACTGAAGATACGCTTTATTCTAAGCAACGGATTAGCGACCAATTCAATGGGAAAGTAGTTAAGAAAGGCAAAATCGTGTTCCCGGTAACGAGTAAGTTTGACGATATTACAAGCTTTCGTCTGCTGACGAAATATGTGAATGATCCAAATTACAACAAAATAGCAGATAACAAAGAAATGACGATCGTGCTTCGCTAA
- the rfbC gene encoding dTDP-4-dehydrorhamnose 3,5-epimerase: MKLTTTKLDGVWIVETDVFGDHRGFFTESYNKQKFEEAGIACEFIQDNHSYSAEAGTLRGLHYQLAPYAQTKLIRATAGAIYDVAVDIRQGSPTYGEWVGVVLSESNKRQLLVPKGFAHGFCTLTPHVQVMYKVDQLYSKAHDRGILWSDPDLGIDWPSSQVVLSDKDKVHPPLREADNNFNL, from the coding sequence GTGAAACTCACAACAACGAAGCTGGACGGCGTATGGATCGTGGAGACGGACGTCTTCGGGGACCATCGGGGATTTTTTACGGAGAGCTACAATAAGCAGAAATTTGAAGAGGCCGGCATTGCGTGCGAATTTATCCAAGACAATCACTCCTATTCGGCGGAAGCGGGTACGCTGCGGGGCTTGCATTACCAGCTGGCGCCGTATGCGCAGACGAAGCTGATCCGGGCGACGGCTGGCGCTATCTACGATGTCGCGGTCGATATTCGTCAGGGCTCGCCCACGTACGGGGAATGGGTTGGCGTCGTCTTAAGCGAGAGCAACAAGCGCCAGCTGCTCGTGCCTAAGGGCTTCGCCCACGGTTTCTGTACGTTGACGCCGCATGTGCAGGTCATGTACAAAGTCGACCAGCTCTATTCCAAGGCGCATGACCGTGGCATTCTCTGGTCCGACCCGGACCTTGGCATCGACTGGCCGAGCAGTCAAGTCGTGCTATCGGATAAGGATAAGGTTCACCCGCCCCTGCGCGAAGCGGACAACAATTTCAACCTATAG